In Phragmites australis chromosome 16, lpPhrAust1.1, whole genome shotgun sequence, one DNA window encodes the following:
- the LOC133896378 gene encoding pirin-like protein, with amino-acid sequence MSTATARVPLIAPSSHHRPAGLAAAGAEWRQAGGTGIIGAEGTVGAECRGSTERAVDDDDVGEPRAVVRTLTCERKPLGEGFALWRSIGRPELQDLDPFLSFDEFEFSPPAGFPDHPHRGFETVTYMLEGGLSYHDFSGHKGTINTGDVQWMTAGRGVVHAEMPGGQGVQKGINLWINLSSKDKMVEPRYQELASHDIPTAHQDGVSVKVIAGECLGVRSLLRPRTPALCLDVTLRPGARLRQPVPRGWSACAYVIAGDAVFQSATDITSTAGARTLVVFGGDGNYMAVRAEEGVAGAAGARVMLVAARPHGEAVVREGPFVMNTREEVEQAREDYRHRRNGFEMADGWTSDHAATASVH; translated from the exons ATGTCTACTGCCACTGCCCGCGTCCCCCTGATCGCTCCCTCTTCTCACCACCGGCCGGCCGGGCTGGCGGCGGCTGGGGCGGAGTGGAGGCAGGCCGGCGGCACGGGGATCATCGGAGCTGAGGGGACGGTTGGAGCCGAGTG CCGTGGCAGCACGGAGCGTGCtgtggacgacgacgacgtgggCGAGCCACGGGCGGTAGTCCGGACGTTGACGTGCGAGCGCAAGCCTCTCGGGGAGGGCTTCGCACTGTGGCGGAGCATTGGCAG GCCTGAGCTGCAGGACTTGGATCCTTTCCTGTCTTTCGACGAGTTCGAGT tTTCTCCTCCAGCTGGCTTTCCTGATCATCCCCACAGAG GATTTGAGACTGTCACCTATATGCTCGAG GGAGGCTTGAGTTACCATGACTTTTCAGGCCACAAGGGCACCATCAACACCGGAGACGTTCAG TGGATGACGGCGGGGCGCGGCGTGGTGCACGCGGAGATGCCCGGCGGGCAGGGCGTGCAGAAGGGCATCAACCTCTGGATCAACCTCTCCTCCAAGGACAAGAT GGTGGAGCCGAGGTACCAGGAGCTGGCCAGCCACGACATCCCCACCGCCCACCAGGACGGCGTGTCCGTGAAGGTCATCGCCGGCGAGTGCCTCGGCGTGCGCTCCCTGCTCCGGCCCCGCACCCCGGCCCTGTGCCTCGACGTCACCCTTCGGCCCGGCGCGCGCCTGCGCCAGCCCGTCCCGCGCGGCTGGAGCGCGTGCGCGTACGTCATCGCCGGCGACGCTGTCTTTCAGAGCGCCACCGACATCACCTCCACAGCGGGCGCGCGCACACTCGTCGTGTTCGGCGGCGACGGCAACTACATGGCCGTGCGGGCCGAGGAGGGGGTCGCCGGGGCCGCGGGGGCGAGGGTGATGCTGGTGGCAGCGCGGCCGCACGGCGAGGCGGTGGTGCGGGAGGGTCCCTTCGTGATGAACACgcgggaggaggtggagcaggCCCGGGAGGACTACCGCCACCGCCGCAACGGCTTTGAGATGGCCGATGGCTGGACCTCCGAccacgccgccaccgcctccgtgCATTGA